The Microscilla marina ATCC 23134 genome contains the following window.
ACGCCAAGGCTGGCCAACCGCTCGACAAGGTGTGTTTGATTGGCCAAAGTGGTACCGGAAAAACAACCATTTTGAACCAGTTATACAATGTATTGCTTCATTTTTTTTATGGCACTCAAGCCGAGTTGTACACCGCCAAGCCACCCAGCAATTTTAACTTTTCTATCAAGGCAAGCTTTGACCAAATGCGCTCGGTAGAGGTCTTTATTGCCAACAAAGAAGTGTTGATTTATGACCCTCAAGACGATTTTGAGATTGATTTACCTACTTTTTTTGCGGGCTTGGTAGAGCAGGGCTATTATGACAAATACCATAACAAATTGGTGAATTTTCCGGCAGAAACCATTGATAGTATCAACAACATTTTGCAAAACCAAGTGGTAGAAAACCCTTTGCGGAACATTCGTACGAGCGATAATATGAAAGAGAAAATTATTGCCGAAAGGGAAAAGCTTGCCACCAAAACGGTGTATAATTTTGCCAGCGATAATCCGCTGGAGTTGTGGAAGTCGATCTTACTGGATTTGCAAGAATACGAAGACGCCCGAAACTACTACAGTCGACAAATTTCAGAAGCTTTGCTCGAAAACGATGACATGCCCATAGAAAACCTACGCGATCAGTTTAGGCAATGGAAAAACGACAATCCCAACCCGCTGGAGGCTTTGGGCAATTTGTTGAATCCTATTTTGAACCAGTTTCAACTAGAAGTAAACACCAAGGCAGAGTATAAATTTAGCGAAGAAGTCAAATTTATTCAGGTCAATACCTTGGCAGGCGATAATGTACCTTATAGTAAGTGGAGTACGGGTACCAAGCAAATTATTTTGACCGCCACGCCTTTGTTTAAGCTCAACATGCGCAATACGGTCGTGTTGATGGATGAGCCAGAGCGGTCGTTGTACCCCAATATGCAAAGTATGGCCATTGATTATTATACTCGACTTGCTCCACAGGCACAGTTTTTATTTGCTACTCATTCGCCCTTGATTGCCTCAAGCTTTGACCCTTGGGAAATTGTAGAGTTGCAATTTGACGAAACAGGCTTTGTAGAACGAAAGCCTTATTATAAGGGTGCCAACCACATAGACAATTATACGCCACACCCCAAAGCATTGCGGTGGGATGAGGTTTTGCAGCAGTTGTTTGGGCTAACTGCCGAAAGTTACGAAACCAGCGAACAACCATTGCGTAGGGCATCGGCGCTAAAGGCAAAACTGAAGGGGTGGATGGAAAATGGCCAGATGGAGACCCCAGAGGCTACAGCGGCACTCAAGGAGTTTGAGCAACTGTCACAGCGTTTGGCTTGGCAGGTAATGAATATTTAAGTATTAGCCCCAAGGTGCAAGCGATAAGCTGCAAGAAGGCTAACACTTGGGGTGAACACTTGATGCTTGAAGCTTTTAAAAAAATGATAGAAAAAACCATACATATAGCAGGTGTAGGCGAGGTGTTGCTTGTAAAGAGTAAACGTGCCAAACGAGTAAATATAAAAATAGCGCCTTTGAAGGGAGTAAGGGTAACGGTACCTCACAGGGTAACCTTTGCCAATGCCGAAAAACTGGTGCTTGAGAAAAAAAGCTGGTTGATGAAGCACATACCCAATATGCAAAAACTGGAAGGCAAGCTTACCCTGTTTACCCCCGATACCCAGTTTACTACTTTCTCACACGAGTTAGTATTTGTAGTAGATGCCTCGTCGGAATTGCGTGCCAAAGCTGACCAAACCAAGCTGACCATTATATACCCACCTGACACTGATTTTGCGAGTATCGAAACCCAGGATTTTATTCGCCATTGTATTGTAGAAACCTACCGCCGGGAAGCGAAAGTTTTTTTGCCGGGCAGGGTGCGTGAGTTGGCTACCTTACACCAGTTTAAATTTAGATCGGTACATGTCAAAAATGCGAAAACCCGCTGGGGGAGTTGCAGTTATGACAATAAAATTAATTTGAATTTGCACTTGATGCGTTTGCCAGCTCACCTGCGCGATTATGTGATTTTGCATGAACTATGTCATACGCAAGTAAAAAACCATAGCCAGGATTTTTGGGATTTGATGGACAAGGTGTCGGGCAATGGGCGCGGACTGGACAAGGAGTTGGATCAGTGGCAAATAGAAGTATTTTAGGGAATGATATTAAACATTGAAAAAAATTACTAACCAAACAATTGACAGAATATATGGATATACAAAAACTACGTGCTGATACTCCAGGATGCCTTCAGGTAACTCATTTAAATAATGCAGGAGCAGCGCTCATACCTCAAGCGGTAATCGATGTTCAGCGCGATTATATGAACCAGGAAGCAAACTATGGGGGCTATGAAACAGCCGCTAAGTTTGCCGATGAGCTCCAGACTACTTATACACGGGTTGCCCGCCTGATAAATGCCCAACCCAGCGAAATAGCCCTTGTAGAAAGTGCTACGGTTGCCTGGGGAAAAGCTTTTTTTGCGCTCGACTTGCAGCCAGGCGATCGGGTAGCAACAGCTATGGCAGAGTATGCTTCTAACTATATCAATTATTTGCAAGCACAAAAAACACATGGGATAAAAATAGAAGTAGTGCCTAATGACAAACACGGGCAACTATCGCTAGAGGCATTAGAGCAGTTGCTTGCCGAAGACAAAGCAAGTGAAGGGAAGATAAAACTAATAAGTATTACCCATGTGCCCACCAATGGAGGGTTGGTAAACCCTGCCGAGGAAGTAGGTAAACTTGCCAAAAAATATGGCGTTTTGTATTTATTAGATGCTTGTCAGTCTGTAGGGCAGTTGCCAGTAGACGTGCAGCAAATTGGTTGTGATATGCTTTCGGCTACTGGGCGAAAGTACTTGCGTGCTCCTCGCGGCACAGGTTTTTTGTATGTAAGCGAACGTATTTTGCAAGACTTAGAGCCCAAAGTATTGGATTTGACTTCGGCAAAATGGACGGCAAAAAGTGCCTATGAGATGCGTACCGATGGGGTACGTTTTGAAAACTATGAATATAACCGGGCAAACCGACTGGGGCTTTCGGAGGCGGTACAATACGCCCTTGACCTGGGAATGGAGAACATTTGGCAGCGGATTCAACAGCTGGGTAATTTACTGCGTCAGCGTTTGGTTGAGTTGCCCAATGTACAAGTGTATGACTTGGGGCTGGTAAAAGGTGGCATTGTTTCGTGGGGCATTGAGGGCATTCCGGCGGAGTTTGTTGTTGAAAAACTGAGAGAGGTACAAATCAATACTTCACTTATTCTGGAAAGTGGTACTTTGCTAGATATGCAAGAGCGTGAGTTGCCCCCCTTGGTGCGGTCATCGGTACATTATTACAATACCGAAGAGGAGATAGAGAAGCTTTGTGGGGAGCTGAAGAAAGTTATACTACTATATAGTCGGATTGAACACGTATAAATGATGAAAAAAGGCTTGGAGTAGATTCAAGCCTTTTGATGATTACCCTATCGATTGGTGCAAATGTCACCCAGGTCACTAAAAAACAAAGCCTCCACCACGCTATTGCCTATACGTTTAAAAGCTTGCCGCTAAAAAAAAACCGACTGACTTTATAATATTAAGCCAATTACCGTATTTTTGCTGCGTTATTGATAATTTGATAAACGGCTCACCTTCTCTTATACTTAAACAAAAATGGTTTTGAGGATGGATTTTGACTAATTGTCTGAATACCAACATTAATCAATCCTGTAAATCCTAAAATCACTTTAATCCTAGTATATTTTTACCGCTTATCAACTGATTGTAAAGATATTAAACTATAAAACTGTTACTTTGGAAGAGCAACTCACTACCGTAGAAACTGCCATGCAACTTGGCTTGTTGATTGAAGAATTTGAGAAAATAAAGGAGCTATTGGGGCGAACTCCTAATTTTACCGAACTCAGTGCTTTTTCGGTGATGTGGTCGGAACACTGCTGCTACAAAAGCTCTATTTTGTGGCTTAAGAAGCTTCCCAAAAGCTCACCTCGTATGCTTGCCGAAGCGGGCGAAGAAAACGCTGGATTGGTAGACATTGGCAATGGCTTGGCGTGTGCTTTTAAGATTGAGTCGCACAACCACCCCTCAGCCATTGAGCCTTACCAAGGGGCTGCTACTGGAGTAGGAGGGATCAACCGCGATATTTTCACTATGGGGGCGCGTCCCATTGCCCAACTCAATACTTTGCGTTTTGGCGATATTGACCTCGAAAAAACCAAACACTTGTTGCGTGGGGTAGTCAAAGGAATTGGCGATTATGGCAATGCTTTTGGAGTACCTACTGTAGGTGGTGAAGTATATTTTGACTCTTCTTACAATACCAACCCATTGGTAAACGCTTTTTCGGCAGGTATTGTAGAAACCGATAAGATTGCCAGCGCCATTGCTCTAGGGGTGGGCAATCCGGTATTTATTGTAGGTTCGGCTACGGGTAAAGACGGTATTCACGGGGCGGCGTTTGCGTCTAAAGACATTACCGAAGATTCTGCCAAAGATTTGCCCTCGGTACAAGTAGGAGATCCTTTTCAGGAAAAGCTATTGCTGGAAGCTACCCTTGAGGTAATTGCCACCGGAAATGTGGTAGGTATTCAGGATATGGGTGCGGCTGGTATTATATGTTCGTCGTCTGAAATGAGTGCCAAAGGTGAGCACGGTATGGACATTGACCTTGACAAGGTGCCTTTGCGCCAGGAAAATATGTTGCCTTTTGAAATTTTGTTGTCAGAGTCGCAAGAGCGAATGCTGGTAGTGGTTGAAAAGGGCAAAGAGCAGGAAATTCTTGATATTTTTGATAAGTGGGATTTGAATTGTGCTGAAATAGGAACCGTGACGGAGTCTAACAATGTGCGTTTCTTTCAAAAAGGGGAGTTGGTGGCCGATGTACCTGCCAACGCCTTGGTATTGGGGGGCGATGCACCTATCTACGAACACAGCTATACCGAGCCAGACTATTTTCAGCAATACAAGCATTTTAAGACTGAAGATGTTCCTGAGCCTACCGATTATGCAGCGGTTGCGCAGTTTTTGATGAAACACCCTAATATTGTTTCCCGCCAATGGATTTATGAGCAGTACGACTCTATGGTAGGCACTGCCAACGCCTCTACCAACTCGCCCGCTGATGCTGCTGTAGTACACATAAAAGGAGCTGATCAGGCAATTGTGATTAGCGTAGATTGCAATGGACGTTATGTACAGGCCGACCCTAAAATAGGGGCAATGATTGCTGTGTGCGAATCGGCAAGAAACGTAGTATGTGCAGGTGGCAATCCAGTGGCAATTACCAACAACCTAAACTTTGGCAACCCTTACAACCAAGAGGTATACTGGCAGTTTGTTCAAAGTGTGAAGGGCATTATTGACGCTTGCGAAAAGCTGGAAACCCCAGTAACGGGTGGGAATGTGAGTTTTTACAACCAGGCATCTACGGTAAGCAAAGAGGGAGGCAATGTAACCAACGCAGTATTGCCCACACCTACCATTGGTATGTTGGGGTTGATGGATAACCTTGAACACCGCATGACGCTTGACTTTAAAAATGTGGGTGACATTATTTATGTGATTGGTGAACCTAAAAATGATATTGCCGGATCTGAGTATTTGACTTCTTATCACAACTTCAAAGAGTCTTCGGCTCCTCACTTTGACCTTGAGGCAGAGTATGACTTGCAGCAAACAGTGAAAGCGTTGATTCGCGACAAGCAAATACAGTCGGCACACGACATCTCAGACGGAGGTTTGTTTGTAACCTTGGCAGAGTCGGCAATGCCGCGCGATTTAGGTTTTTCTATATTGACTACTTTTGACGAAATTGATGTGCGCAAGGATGCTTTCTTGTTTGGAGAGTCGCAAAGCCGGGTAGTAGTTACTATCAAAGCTGAAGACCAAGATCGTTTTGAAGATTTTATGAAAGAGCAATCAGTGCCTTTCTTTGAGGTAGGAGTGGTTACAATAAGCGACTTTAAGGTAGATACTCATGTGCTGATAACGACCGAAGACGCCAAAGATATGTACCAAAATACGTTGGGTCGCCACATGGATGGGGAGTTGGCGCAGGCTTAGATGGGGTACTAAGTAAATTATTATATATGACACCGATAAATTCTTATTTTTGATAATTTATCGGTGTTTTTTTTGATCAGCCATCTTTTGAATCTCTGCTACGGTGACTTTTGTTAGGCTGGCAATTTCTTGCAACGTCATTTTACCTGACTTCAACAAACCAAGTATCAATGCTGTTTTCTCTTCTTGTTTACCTTCTTCCCGGCCTTTTTTTATCCCTTCTTTTACGCCTTCTTCTTTTCCTTTTTTTACACCTTTTAGGTAAAAAGCATCTTTTTCAATGTCATAAGTAAGTGCCATAAGAAAACTTTATTTGATTTGATCAGCATTTTTTTTCACTTGTTCCAGGCTAATTTGTGCAAGCTGGGCAATTTCATTTAAGGTAAGTTTACCAGATTTGATCAAGCCAAGCACCATTTCTGTTTTGCCTTTTTTTATCCCTTCTTCGATTCCTTCTTGTTTTCCTCTTTTTACTCCTTTTAGGTAAAAAACATCTTTTTCAATGTCATAAGTAAGTGCCATAAGAAAACTTTACTTGATTTGATCAGCCATCTTTTGAACCTCTGCTACGGTGACTTTTGTTAGGCTGGCGATTTCTTGCAATGTCATTTTGCCTGACTTCAACAAACCAAGTATCAATGCTGTTTTCTCTTCTTGTTTACCTTCTTCCCGACCTTTTTTTATCCCTTCTTTTACGCCTTCTTCTTTTCCTTTTTTTATCCCTTCTTCTTTTCCTTCTTCCTTGCCTTTTTTTACACCTTTTAGGTAAAAAGCATCTTTTTCAATGTCATAAGTAAGTGCCATATCATCTAATGTTTGTTCGGTTTCAATAGTTAAATTTCTCAATCGGGCAAGTATAGCAAGTTGCCTGATATACTTTTGTAACGTGCCAGGATCTTTAATTAGTACCAGAAGTCTTGAAATTATTTGTTTCAAAACTTGTAAAGCATCTGCTTGCTGAAAGTCACCCAGTACCGCGAGCAGTATTTCTTCTGGTATGTTTGACGCAAGCCATTGCTTATACTTGATTTGACTTAAGTCAAGCAATTCAAACCCTGTAAAAATCTCTTCTGGATTTAGGCGAGTACGCATTTTGGGTGGTTTGTTCCCGACATAAATTACAAACTGGCGTATGGAAAGTTTATATTTTTGTTGCAAAATAGCAAAATACAACTGCATTCGTTCCACCATTCCCTGTTCGTCGTTGGTTTGAAACTCCAACTGAACAATCATTTGTTCGCCTTGGGGTGTAGTGATTTTTCTCAAAAAATCAGCTTCCCGCTCCAGCGTAGTTTGCAGTTTGTCTTTCAGCTCTTCGCTTTTTTCTACCTTTATGTTGAGGTAAGTTTCGCTCAACGATAAAAAGAACTCTCCTACATTCTCTTTAAATATCTTGTCATATTGGTTACTCATACAATAGCTTTTGGTTACCCAAAGTTAAGCAATCCATTGCTATGACTAGTATATTTTTAATCAAAATGTTTAAATTGTATTTTTCTGTAAATATACAAATACGCTCACTGCACCCAATCACCCTTTGCCTTGGTTTTTATCATAAGCATCCCAATAAGTTTAAACAGTGAATGGTATCTTGTTTTCACACATAAACTTTTGAATTGTTTCTCCTATTTTCTCTAACAACTCATTAGAAGCCCCATTTGTAAACTGTCGGGTATGAATAACTAGCTTAGGCTGATTGGTGTTGTTACTGTAGTGAATCCAAAATTTATTCTTGCTATTTTCCAAGGGTACTTCTTTATCAAAGTTTACTTCAAAAATACGGTCTATTTCCCTGGCATCTCCTTCTCCTTGGTTAATGATATAATCAGCATCTAAAGCGGTGATTACTACTACCCGAAAACTACGGATAAAATCACTTTCAAAAAAAGATTTTTTCCTCTTAGCAAGTTGGGGTTTAAAATTCGGGTCTTTCTTTGCATCACTTGTGTTGAGAGACGGTAAGTCACTCAATTCGATAGTAAACACTTTACTTACAAAATCTATTGTATAGTTGGGTAAAGGGTCTTTCCTGCCCTTGATTATATCATAAAGCTTTTGGTACTTTTGCCAGGTATGGTTATAGTTTCTCAGGTTTGACCCTTCAGGAGGAACATATTGCTCTGCGTATACACCCCCACATAGGTTTTGCCGAAAGTAGGTGGCGTTTTGTTTGTGTTCTTCCATACTTTTTTTGTCATTTGGGTCAAAACCAGCCTCTTTACCTATCAACAAGACATGAGACATAGGGTTTCCCAGCCCAACATATTGGTTTAGTTCAATACACTGTGTCACCAACTGTTCGAAGTTGTTGTTTTTTTTTTCATAAAAAACAGTTAAGTCATTGTTCACTTGCTGTGTGTCTGTTGCAATAGCAAAAATGCTATACCTCCTGTGGTTCTTGGCACACCTCACACAAATAGGTAGCGCGTCCTCCTACTTTCATATAATGCACTTTGGTGCCACAATTGGGGCAGTTTTCGGTGTTCTGATCAGTCCAGCCTCGGCGATGAATAAAATAGTCTTTAGGATAATGGTTATAATTGGCTTCATGACTGACGGCAGTTTGTAAAATATCGCGCATTTTATCATACACCAGGCGTAGCTCGTTTTTACTCAACTTATTGGTACGGGTTTCGGGGTGTACCCTCGCCTGAAACAATATTTCGTCGGCGATCCAGTTACCTACTCCTGCGGCTACTTGCTGGTTGAGCAGCAGCGGTTTAATCAATCCTTTGCGCCCAGCGGTATTTTGCTCAAACTCTTCCCAACTCATTTTATAAGCGTCGGTTGACAGTTTCTTTTTGGCTTGATAAGCCTTTACGTTGTCTGCCACATCTATACGGCCAAATTTGCGGGGACAGTCAAAGGCAAGGTGAAAACCGTTGGCAAGGTGAAAAACTACCCGCCCAAAACGAGGAGGATCGTCGCGGTAATACTTAAGTGAACCACTCATTCCAAAATGAATCATCAACACCTTGTCAGCACTCGTTTCTATAAACAAGTACTTGCCAATTCGGTCGGTTTTATCAAATGTGTGCTTTTCGGCTACCTCCTTTAGGGTTTCAGCGGTACAGGCAAGTACTCCTGCATCTGCAATTTCCACTTGTACTACTTTTTGGTGCAAGGCTGTACCTTCAAAATATTGTTTGAATCGTTCTACTTCGGGTAATTCAGGCATTTTTTATTATTTTCTTGAATAATTGGCCACAAGCTGAGTACTCGTGACCAAACGTTTAAAACTTGTCTTTCTCTGAAAAAACAACAAACTTGCTGATATGTTTTAATGGTATTTTGACCCACAAAATTTTATGAGCAATCACAGTATAAAAGTAAGGGCAGGTAAACCCGAAGATGTAGGTGCCTTGCTTGAAATGATTAAAGAGTTGGCGCTGTACGAAAAAGCTTTGGATGAGGTGAAAACTACTGAGGAGCAATTACTTGCCGATGGGTTTGGTAGTCAGCCATTGTATGGTTTTTTTCTGGCAGAGTTGGAGGACAAAGTAGTAGGAATGGCGTTGTATTATTACCGTTATTCTACCTGGAAAGGCAAAAGTATGTACCTGGAAGACTTGTATGTAAAAGAGAAGTATCGGCAGTACAAAGCAGGCTTTCATTTATTTAAGGCGATTGCTCAAAAGGCACAAGACGAAAACTGTCATCGTATTAGTTGGCAAGTACTTGACTGGAACGAACCGGCGATTAAGTTTTACAAAAAACTAGGTGCCGAACTTGACGCCGAATGGATAAATGGGCACTTGAGCAAATCTCAGTATACGCACTTGTTAGAGTAAAGTGATGACGAGCAATAGTACTAAAAAAAGCCTGCTCTTTTCAGAACAGGCTTTGTATATTTTAAGTAGCAAGTTACAAATGGTATGCTTCAAGTAAATAATTTATCAAAGTATCCAGTTTGTAAATGCCCCTTTAAAATCAACATTACTTGATAGCATCCATAAATGAAGCCTTGGTTTTGTACTTAAAGAATTCTGCATCTTTCAACGCTTTTGCCTTCAAGTCACTCTTCAACTCTACTGCTTTTTTCAAGTTTTGAGTAAGCTCTCCTTCGTTGCCCTGACGAGCAGCTACTACTGCCAATGCATAGAAAGTAGTGGCATCTTTGTCATTCATTTTTGCCGCAGCATTGAACGAAGCCTTTGCTTGCTCGTAGTCGTTGGCCTCTAACAAGTAAGCCAAACCTTTGTTGAAATAGTTAGGTACAGTACTGGCTGCACTGGCTAACAACTCATAAGCTTCTTTGTATTTGCCATCGTCGCGAGAAGTAGCCTGCTGAATCGCATAGTAACCTTTGATTCCATTCAACAATCCAGTCATCGCAGGGTTGTCACCCGCTCCTATTTCTACGGCTTTCTTAAAAGACTCTTCTGCTTTGGCATTGTCACCTTTCATCAAGTAAGCCATTCCCATGTTGTAGTAAATCTCACCTGATTCTTTTTTACCCTTTGCCTTTTCAAAAGAAGCCAATGCTTTATCAACATAAGAGTTGTCTTTGGTCAATAAGGCTACATCTAAGTAAGCAGCACCCAAGTTGTTGTTTACTTTCCAGGTATCATATTTAGTTACTGCTTTTTCTAACCATTTTACACGGTTGGTGTAGTTAGGGTTGTTGGCAGCCATATACAAGAACTCAGTCTCAGTCAATTTGTCTGCTGGCTCTTCACCTTTTACAATTTTATCCAACATGTTCTCCATGTCAGCCTTAGTCTTGGCCTGACCTGGTACAGTGATGTCCATTTTTGCGTAACGCATTTTTGGGTAAATCTCGTCCATCATTGTATTGTAGTAAGCAAGGCCTTGTAGTTTCTTTTCTTTTTCTACAAATCCACCGCTTCCGTCTACGATACCTACTACCTCAGTCTTTTGATCTTCGTTCAAAGAACTTCCTTGTACCAAAGTTTTGAATTCTGGCCAGGTAGCTTCCAAAGTTTTGTTATCAAACTGAAAGTCAAACTTCTTTACTTTCTTGCCATAGTCAAAAGCTTTCATCATCATCTTCATTTGATTACCAACTGCGCTTGAACGCTGACCTGGCAAGTTTTGGTTGATGGCTACACGTCCTTCAGGAGAGTGAGAGCTTGCCCCGTTTGCTTTGAACTCAGGGATATTATCAACCTTGGCAAATTGAGAAGCCATTGCTTTGAAAGTAGCTTTGGCAAGATCAATTGTATTTTTATTGTCACCAGTGGTGGCGGTTACGCGAGCGCTTCCTTGCTCAAAGTTGATGTTGTAAGAAGTAGTTTTATCGCTTTCTTTTGTCCAACCATCCTGAGCATAAGCAAATGGGCTTTTACCAGCAGCGTTAGAAATACCATCTACAGGGTTTCTCACCAAACGGCTGGTAGTAGCTACACCTACTACAGGGTTACCAGCGCTCATTACACCAATAGGTCCAAATCTTTTACTTTTTTTACCTTTGCTGGCTACACCAGTAATAATGACAAAACCTTGTTCGTGCTTGTCTTCGTAAGCAAAGTTCATTTTTTTGCTCACTTTTGGCTCTTCAGTTCCACCAGCATACTTGTCACCTTCAAGCTCAATAACCCCAGCTTTGGTTACACCGTCAGGCTTGTTACCATCTTTACCTTTGGTAAATTTAGTAATATCTCCTGATACATAGTCAACTTCCAACCCGTAAGTAATCCCCTTTTTCATCATCTTTACAGGCAGTTTTGCCGACAAAGTAAATCCTACGTTGCCGCCGTGCAGTTCAAGAGGATTAGGCTCTACTGTAAGTTGCTGTTGCTCCATTATTTTTGCCATTTCTGCCAAAGGATCTTTACAGCCTACAGCAAAAATTACTAATAAGGACAACATTAAATTTGGTAAGTTTTTCTTCATTTGATTCATCATTTAAAATTTTGGTTTTTAAATTGTTTGAAATGTGTTCCATCGTGTTCGTAAAAACTCGCTGAGGCTTTGTGGGCGCTCAAAGGAATAATGGAAACTTACTACTTATGTTTTAAATATACAGTATTGATGTTAAAAAAATGGAGAATATCTGTTTTATCTTTCCATTTAATTTGTGGTCAATATATACATAATTAAAAAAAATAAAAATTACAAAAAAAGGCTTCCAAATTACTTTTCCACCTCTTTTAATGCAAACTCATCAGGCAATGTGTGCTTGCCTACATACAACAAAAAACCGGGCAATAAGTTTACCCGGTGTCGTATGCATGCACAAAAATTATAAATTTATCGTTTCCATACTGCCCAGTTGCGGCCACTTTCTGCAAGCGACCAACCACTGCCTGGCAACCAATCGCCTCCTCCTATTTTTACTGCGGTGTTGTTGTTAACAATAGCAGCGTATTTATTTCCATCGGCTGCCCGAATAACTACCGAACTAGTGGCCGTAATCCCCTGAGACTTTCGGATTGAAATCAACGATTTGATCTTGTTTTTCAGTTGGGCACCCCAGTCAAAGTAATGAGGCCAGTATACACAGGGAATGCCAGGGTGAGTCAAAATATACGCATAACCTTCTTCTATTTTATCAGCTGGAAAAGGCCAGTAGTCTTGTCCACCATTGGGCGATGGCCCCGTATCGTGATTATCTACAAAAGTAACCGACATTTGTGGCCACCAACCAATGGCGCCTATAGGTTTACCTTGAGCATCTCTCAATCGCCAGTACTCTCCTCGTTCTACGGCAAGCATCAACTGCCATTTAGTTGTAAAGTCAAAAGCAGTAGATTTATTGCCAGTACCGTTGATCCAATCCATAATTTTCTGGCGGTGATAGTTCACCCCATTGCCCGACGCATAATAATTGCCAGTAATGTCAGGCCAAAGTTCTCCTACCGAAAAATAAGGAGTGGTTTGGTCATTATATAACCCGGTATAAGACGCACTGTAGCCTTTTACATAATCGTAACGCCATCCTGCAAAACCTACATCATTTTTAAGCCAGTTGAGCCAGTTTCTAATCTCATTTCTTACCGAACCGTTGGTATGGTCAAGGTCTCGCCCCGCGTTATAACTATCGCCTGTGTCGTAGTTTCCTGTACCTTGTCCCCATTCATCGTCTTTGGTTACAGCGTTGGCATTGTTGCCAAAAGAAGGGTTAGTAAAATCTGCCCAGTTGGTAGTACCCACTCGGTGGTTTACTACAATATCGGCAATCGGTTTGATGTTGTGGCTGTTCAAGGCGTTGATCGCTGCCCTTAGCTCACTACCTGCACCATGGTCAGAGTTTATCTGATACCACTCGTTGGGCAGGTAACCAGTGCCTCCGGTAGACTTAGATACGGGCGGAAGCCAAACCATAGAAAAGCCTGCATTTTTGATCTCATTTGCCTTGTTTTTGACAATGTTCCAAGTACCATACTGCCAGGAGTTCCAGTGGAAGCCTTGCAACATGATGTCGCTACCTGACCCTGACCGTGTGCTTGCGATTGTGGTTAGTTTGGTCGAGGCAGGAGTTTTAGGTTTGGGTAAAAGGGTTTCTTTTTTAGTACAGCCTAAAAACAGGTTGCTTGCCAGCAAGATAACTATAAAGTAAATGTGTAATTTGTAATTGGAATGTATCATTTGAGTACTTTTGATTGTTTT
Protein-coding sequences here:
- a CDS encoding alpha-amylase C-terminal beta-sheet domain-containing protein, giving the protein MIHSNYKLHIYFIVILLASNLFLGCTKKETLLPKPKTPASTKLTTIASTRSGSGSDIMLQGFHWNSWQYGTWNIVKNKANEIKNAGFSMVWLPPVSKSTGGTGYLPNEWYQINSDHGAGSELRAAINALNSHNIKPIADIVVNHRVGTTNWADFTNPSFGNNANAVTKDDEWGQGTGNYDTGDSYNAGRDLDHTNGSVRNEIRNWLNWLKNDVGFAGWRYDYVKGYSASYTGLYNDQTTPYFSVGELWPDITGNYYASGNGVNYHRQKIMDWINGTGNKSTAFDFTTKWQLMLAVERGEYWRLRDAQGKPIGAIGWWPQMSVTFVDNHDTGPSPNGGQDYWPFPADKIEEGYAYILTHPGIPCVYWPHYFDWGAQLKNKIKSLISIRKSQGITATSSVVIRAADGNKYAAIVNNNTAVKIGGGDWLPGSGWSLAESGRNWAVWKR
- a CDS encoding tetratricopeptide repeat protein; the encoded protein is MKKNLPNLMLSLLVIFAVGCKDPLAEMAKIMEQQQLTVEPNPLELHGGNVGFTLSAKLPVKMMKKGITYGLEVDYVSGDITKFTKGKDGNKPDGVTKAGVIELEGDKYAGGTEEPKVSKKMNFAYEDKHEQGFVIITGVASKGKKSKRFGPIGVMSAGNPVVGVATTSRLVRNPVDGISNAAGKSPFAYAQDGWTKESDKTTSYNINFEQGSARVTATTGDNKNTIDLAKATFKAMASQFAKVDNIPEFKANGASSHSPEGRVAINQNLPGQRSSAVGNQMKMMMKAFDYGKKVKKFDFQFDNKTLEATWPEFKTLVQGSSLNEDQKTEVVGIVDGSGGFVEKEKKLQGLAYYNTMMDEIYPKMRYAKMDITVPGQAKTKADMENMLDKIVKGEEPADKLTETEFLYMAANNPNYTNRVKWLEKAVTKYDTWKVNNNLGAAYLDVALLTKDNSYVDKALASFEKAKGKKESGEIYYNMGMAYLMKGDNAKAEESFKKAVEIGAGDNPAMTGLLNGIKGYYAIQQATSRDDGKYKEAYELLASAASTVPNYFNKGLAYLLEANDYEQAKASFNAAAKMNDKDATTFYALAVVAARQGNEGELTQNLKKAVELKSDLKAKALKDAEFFKYKTKASFMDAIK
- a CDS encoding GNAT family N-acetyltransferase — protein: MSNHSIKVRAGKPEDVGALLEMIKELALYEKALDEVKTTEEQLLADGFGSQPLYGFFLAELEDKVVGMALYYYRYSTWKGKSMYLEDLYVKEKYRQYKAGFHLFKAIAQKAQDENCHRISWQVLDWNEPAIKFYKKLGAELDAEWINGHLSKSQYTHLLE
- a CDS encoding Fpg/Nei family DNA glycosylase — protein: MPELPEVERFKQYFEGTALHQKVVQVEIADAGVLACTAETLKEVAEKHTFDKTDRIGKYLFIETSADKVLMIHFGMSGSLKYYRDDPPRFGRVVFHLANGFHLAFDCPRKFGRIDVADNVKAYQAKKKLSTDAYKMSWEEFEQNTAGRKGLIKPLLLNQQVAAGVGNWIADEILFQARVHPETRTNKLSKNELRLVYDKMRDILQTAVSHEANYNHYPKDYFIHRRGWTDQNTENCPNCGTKVHYMKVGGRATYLCEVCQEPQEV